In Quercus robur chromosome 10, dhQueRobu3.1, whole genome shotgun sequence, a genomic segment contains:
- the LOC126703521 gene encoding F-box/LRR-repeat protein At3g26922-like, with the protein MSAVEDMKNNKKRSGNFARDRGCTLNMLSLTKLSLNLMQNKRVGISRKKRKCQRQDPSSKDWISDLTDEILIDIVSLLPMKEALNISILSKRWRHIWRSTVILKFDGSNKLPSSIWNKKSLQRLAFVTWVDRVLDSHYGSVVTEFSVCYALNKRAACHINQWISFAVGKKVQRLELKLEYKNSSFSGLYTFPSSKFKAEEASSIKHLALNACRVYSPGFDSFRSLITLSLDHVVLTDIVFNNIFLNCSHLEHVSVVEARELVNARVVGPNLPLKHLKLCICDQLESIEICAMNLVIFIYKGKPINLFLRNVPMLREIQFFASDVMINDTIASTLSQVVSLETLALFCENVWNETKEHLEIKSRVFPTFFKLKVLVLTVRTFSWSGYIGFPSLLRACPLLQRLGMHFDFRRMDLEFRSDEMRTSPESRCQFLKEVELSGFLGQKFDMELAVYLIKAAVVLQRMTIRSYCRYFTSRGWRDCQIWEPEEIEMIRERAAQLHKEMPPTAKLVIL; encoded by the exons ATGTCGGCTGTGGAGGACATGaagaataataagaaaaggAGTGGGAATTTTGCACGAGATCGAGGCTGCACACTCAATATGCTCAGTTTAACAAA acTATCGCTCAATCTTATGCAAAATAAACGTGTTGGGATCagtaggaaaaaaagaaag TGTCAACGTCAAGATCCCTCCTCAAAGGACTGGATCAGTGACTTGACAGATGAAATCCTCATTGATATTGTGTCATTATTGCCAATGAAAGAAGCTTTGAATATCAGTATTCTTTCAAAAAGGTGGAGGCATATTTGGAGGTCTACTGTTATTTTGAAGTTTGATGGTTCAAACAAGTTGCCTTCCTCTATTTGGAATAAAAAAAGTCTACAAAGACTCGCCTTTGTAACATGGGTGGATAGAGTTCTAGACTCCCATTATGGTTCTGTGGTAACAGAATTTAGTGTTTGTTATGCCCTAAATAAAAGGGCTGCTTGTCATATCAATCAATGGATTTCTTTTGCTGTAGGGAAAAAAGTTCAAAGGCTTGAGCTAAAGTTGGAATATAAAAATTCTTCCTTCTCTGGATTGTACACCTTCCCATCTTCTAAATTCAAAGCCGAAGAAGCGTCATCTATAAAACACTTGGCTTTAAATGCATGCCGAGTGTATTCTCCTGGGTTTGATAGTTTCAGATCTCTTATAACTCTTTCTTTGGATCATGTGGTTTTAACTGACATTGTCttcaacaacatttttttgaattgttcGCATCTTGAGCATGTTAGTGTTGTAGAAGCCAGGGAGCTGGTTAATGCAAGAGTTGTTGGACCAAATCTACCTTTGAAACATTTAAAGTTGTGTATTTGCGATCAGTTGGAGAGTATTGAGATATGTGCAATGAATcttgtgatatttatatataaaggcAAACCAATAAATCTGTTCCTTAGGAATGTTCCAATGCTACGGGAGATCCAGTTTTTTGCCAGTGATGTAATGATTAATGATACAATAGCTTCTACTCTTAGCCAAGTTGTTTCGCTTGAAACTTTAGCCTTGTTTTGCGAGAATGTGTGGAACGAAACCAAAGAACATCTTGAG ATAAAATCAAGAGTGTTTCCGACCTTTTTTAAACTTAAAGTTTTGGTGTTGACGGTCAGGACATTTTCTTGGAGTGGTTACATTggatttccttctcttctaAGGGCATGTCCATTATTGCAGAGATTAGGGATGCAT TTTGACTTTCGCCGTATGGATCTTGAATTTCGTTCAGATGAAATGAGGACGAGCCCAGAAAGTCGATGCCAATTCCTTAAAGAGGTTGAGCTGAGTGGGTTTCTTGGTCAGAAATTTGACATGGAGCTGGCTGTGTATCTTATAAAGGCCGCTGTTGTGTTGCAAAGAATGACCATACGTAGCTATTGTAGATATTTCACTTCAAGGGGATGGAGAGATTGTCAGATATGGGAGCCAGAGGAAATCGAGATGATTAGAGAACGTGCTGCACAGCTCCACAAAGAGATGCCTCCAACAGCTAAATTGGTCATCCTttga